From Anopheles funestus chromosome 3RL, idAnoFuneDA-416_04, whole genome shotgun sequence, a single genomic window includes:
- the LOC125767426 gene encoding uncharacterized protein LOC125767426 isoform X2, with amino-acid sequence MTDKVKLTIRQCIRFGAITIVLFALLTVAPCSARPAIEGDESADGKIVNQSANINLPRSSILDNIFNIPIQTLKAVNDLVQSIAGNLQQAGSGTYFRARSGNVRNINVNVDDDENETGKKPKADEKN; translated from the exons ATGACCGACAAAGTAAAA CTCACCATCCGCCAGTGCATCCGTTTCGGTGCCATTACGATAGTGCTGTTTGCATTGCTTACCGTTGCACCCTGCAGCGCCCGTCCCGCCATCGAAGGGGACGAGTCG GCTGACGGTAAAATTGTCAATCAGAGTGCTAACATCAACCTGCCACGGTCGAGCATACTGGACAACATATTCAAC ATCCCGATCCAAACGCTGAAGGCCGTTAACGATCTGGTGCAGAGCATTGCCGGAAATTTGCAGCAAGCCGGTTCCGGCACCTATTTCCGGGCACGGTCCGGCAACGTGCGCAACATAAACGTCAACGTGGACGACGACGAGAACGAAACCGGGAAGAAGCCGAAAGCGGACGAGAAGAACTAA
- the LOC125767426 gene encoding uncharacterized protein LOC125767426 isoform X1, translated as MTDKVKLTIRQCIRFGAITIVLFALLTVAPCSARPAIEGDESVSGEADGKIVNQSANINLPRSSILDNIFNIPIQTLKAVNDLVQSIAGNLQQAGSGTYFRARSGNVRNINVNVDDDENETGKKPKADEKN; from the exons ATGACCGACAAAGTAAAA CTCACCATCCGCCAGTGCATCCGTTTCGGTGCCATTACGATAGTGCTGTTTGCATTGCTTACCGTTGCACCCTGCAGCGCCCGTCCCGCCATCGAAGGGGACGAGTCGGTAAGTGGCGAG GCTGACGGTAAAATTGTCAATCAGAGTGCTAACATCAACCTGCCACGGTCGAGCATACTGGACAACATATTCAAC ATCCCGATCCAAACGCTGAAGGCCGTTAACGATCTGGTGCAGAGCATTGCCGGAAATTTGCAGCAAGCCGGTTCCGGCACCTATTTCCGGGCACGGTCCGGCAACGTGCGCAACATAAACGTCAACGTGGACGACGACGAGAACGAAACCGGGAAGAAGCCGAAAGCGGACGAGAAGAACTAA